ACGCCGCCGAAACCATGTACACGAACGGCGAACTCAAGGTCATCCGCGAACGCCAGACGTTCGAGCAGCTTCTGCAGAACGACAGGATTATTGATTTATAAACGGCGCATTACGGCGTTTCCCCAAAGGGGATAACTCTCACTAAGAGGCTACGCCTCAAGTGTCGTATAGCTCGCTCCCTCACGTATGTTTTAGTACGCTACGGGAGCTCGCGCCTTGTCCTGCTTGTTTCTAAATCAATATCAAAATGTGAGCATCATTTTATTTTTAAGGCTTTCGTCAAATAATGGCGAAAGTCTTTTTTTTGAAAAGTCGCCTATTGTAAGACAGCCTTGAATTCGGGTATTGAATTATTCTATATTTGCCCATACCAAATGGTTCAACCCTCAAATCAAGGCTACAAAATGTCAGATCGTTTTATCGTGACCGGTAACTTCACCGACGATCCGTTCGCCATCGACATGGCGCAGTACATCGGACTCCGTGAAGATATTTCCGACATGGTCTCCCTGAAGACCTTCGCTAACTCCGAATTCTGCCCCCGCTACATGCTGGACGTGGACGATATGGAACATATCGGCCGCCGCCTGGAAGGCAAGATCGTGCTGATTTGCTCGGTTTCGAACCATGAACGCAGCCGTAACGACTACGCCATGCGTAACTGCATTTTGGCCCGTGCCGCCAAGGACAACGGTGCTGAACAGGTCGTCCTGGTTGAACCGGACCTTTTCTACAGCGCCCAGGATCGCGGTCCGCACCGCATCGGTGAACTCGAGAAGGATCGCCCGGACATCGACTTGAAGAAGTTTGACGGTCAGGCCTTCACGAGCCTTCTTTATGCCGAACTTTTGAAGAAGTCCGGAGTCGATGCCGTGGTCACGGTGCACAACCACAGCATCAAGGTGCAGAACCTGTTTGCCGAAATCTTCGGCAAGGACAATTTCCATAACCTGATTCCGACGGACGTCTACGCCCACTACATCAAGAACAGCAACTTTGTTCAGACTGGCAAGGACGGCAACAACCTCGTAATCGTTTCTCCGGACAAGGGCGCACGCCCGTTCATGAACGCCGTTTACGAAGCGCTCGACCTGCCCGAATGCAAGCGTGTGGTGATGGACAAGGTGCGTACCGGCGAACGCGAAATCAGCATGACCTTCAACCCAGAACTTTCCGACATCAGCATCGAGGAAATCGAGGGCAAGGACGTGATCGTGTTCGACGACATGGTGCGTACGGGTACCACCATCGTGCAGTGCTGCGAACACATCAAGAAGGGTAACCCCAACCGCGTGTGCTTCGGCGTGACGCACTTCCACACGAGCCCCGAAGCCCGTGAAAAGCTCAACAGCCACGCTATCGACGAAATCCTCACGACATCGACTCTCCCGGATATCATGAACCGTGACTGCCAGGGCCGCCTCCGCAAGAAGCTCACCGTGATGAAGCTCGGCAAGTGGATCGCACGCCACGTGATGCAGATGTACGGCTTGGATGACGGTCGCTTTGAGAAGGACTTCTACAAGATCGACATGAGTTCCAAGAACCCGCGTTGG
The sequence above is drawn from the Fibrobacter sp. UWH4 genome and encodes:
- a CDS encoding ribose-phosphate pyrophosphokinase, which encodes MSDRFIVTGNFTDDPFAIDMAQYIGLREDISDMVSLKTFANSEFCPRYMLDVDDMEHIGRRLEGKIVLICSVSNHERSRNDYAMRNCILARAAKDNGAEQVVLVEPDLFYSAQDRGPHRIGELEKDRPDIDLKKFDGQAFTSLLYAELLKKSGVDAVVTVHNHSIKVQNLFAEIFGKDNFHNLIPTDVYAHYIKNSNFVQTGKDGNNLVIVSPDKGARPFMNAVYEALDLPECKRVVMDKVRTGEREISMTFNPELSDISIEEIEGKDVIVFDDMVRTGTTIVQCCEHIKKGNPNRVCFGVTHFHTSPEAREKLNSHAIDEILTTSTLPDIMNRDCQGRLRKKLTVMKLGKWIARHVMQMYGLDDGRFEKDFYKIDMSSKNPRWPPQFF